In one Tepidisphaeraceae bacterium genomic region, the following are encoded:
- the icd gene encoding NADP-dependent isocitrate dehydrogenase, with translation MPTGQKITISNGKLNVPNNPVLPFIEGDGTGPDIWRASVRVFDAAVEKAYGGQKKIDWLEVYAGQKCFDKFGTWLHDDTVKAFEDYLVGIKGPLTTPVGGGIRSLNVALRQMLDLYVCLRPVRYFTGVPSPVKHPEKVDMVIFRENTEDIYAGIEYAGGTPEAQKMLDFIAKEFPKDFKKIRFGTSEASKKWADQVDDAESKVEVGIGIKPVSRLGTERLVRSAIQYAIKHNRKSVNLVHKGNIMKFTEGGFRDWGYGIAKREFGAVEIDGGPWCKLPNGIVIKDSIADITLQQVLTRPEEFDVIATLNLNGDYLSDALAAQVGGIGIAPGGNANYVTGHAIFEATHGTAPKYADKDVVNPGSVILSGVMMFEYMGWLEAANLIVKGLEAAIGAKTVTYDFERLMPGAKKVKCSEFADEMIKHMG, from the coding sequence ATGCCCACCGGCCAGAAGATCACCATCAGCAACGGCAAACTGAACGTCCCGAACAACCCCGTCCTCCCCTTCATCGAGGGCGACGGCACCGGGCCGGACATCTGGCGGGCGAGCGTGCGCGTGTTCGATGCGGCGGTCGAGAAGGCCTACGGCGGGCAGAAGAAGATCGACTGGCTCGAGGTGTACGCGGGCCAAAAATGCTTCGACAAGTTCGGCACCTGGCTGCACGATGACACCGTGAAGGCGTTCGAGGATTACCTCGTCGGCATCAAGGGCCCGCTAACCACGCCGGTGGGCGGCGGCATTCGCTCGCTGAACGTGGCGCTGCGGCAGATGCTGGACCTTTATGTCTGCCTGCGTCCCGTGCGCTACTTCACCGGCGTGCCCAGCCCCGTGAAGCACCCGGAGAAGGTGGACATGGTGATCTTCCGCGAGAACACGGAAGACATTTATGCGGGCATTGAATACGCCGGCGGCACGCCCGAAGCGCAGAAGATGCTGGACTTCATCGCCAAGGAGTTCCCGAAGGACTTCAAGAAGATCCGCTTCGGCACGAGCGAGGCATCGAAGAAGTGGGCCGATCAGGTGGACGATGCCGAGAGCAAGGTGGAGGTGGGCATCGGCATTAAGCCGGTGAGCCGACTGGGGACCGAGCGGCTGGTGCGCAGCGCGATCCAGTACGCGATCAAGCACAATCGCAAGAGCGTGAACCTTGTCCACAAGGGCAACATCATGAAGTTCACGGAAGGCGGCTTCCGCGACTGGGGCTACGGCATCGCCAAGCGCGAGTTCGGCGCGGTGGAAATCGACGGCGGGCCGTGGTGCAAGCTGCCGAACGGCATCGTCATCAAGGACAGCATCGCCGACATCACGCTGCAGCAAGTACTGACGCGGCCCGAGGAGTTCGACGTCATCGCGACGCTCAACCTGAACGGCGATTACCTGTCCGACGCGCTGGCCGCCCAGGTGGGCGGCATCGGCATCGCGCCCGGCGGCAACGCGAACTACGTGACCGGCCACGCGATCTTCGAGGCCACCCACGGCACGGCTCCGAAGTACGCGGATAAGGACGTGGTGAACCCCGGCTCGGTCATCCTGAGCGGCGTGATGATGTTCGAGTACATGGGCTGGCTGGAAGCCGCCAACCTGATCGTGAAGGGTTTGGAGGCCGCGATCGGCGCCAAGACCGTCACCTACGACTTCGAACGCCTGATGCCCGGCGCGAAGAAGGTCAAGTGCTCGGAATTTGCAGACGAGATGATCAAGCACATGGGATGA
- a CDS encoding SpoIIE family protein phosphatase: MLLSPLVEGDPADIDASFSRKLRRTTYSPVISLAVLVLSLLLLVGFLMWTFGKVNHTNRVIAQGLRAEKLLLDLQAATRGFYLTDDPSFLSAYGNSRSELPEVLADLRRMVRDNPAQAERAVEIERASRVWLAWTATAIVPKAAGLTTTEPTTQAVQEDRARFDHLSGDIAAFLRTEYELRDQRARRAVRTGWWSLGLALAASTIVALLQCRGIRRQVESITAAYREVLRLARDRRLRAQEVLQELDHELKAVGDIQRSLLPLRLPSIPGLELAASYQTSRRAGGDYYDFFRLPPEHADDPRVRYGILIADVSGHGTPAAVLMAVTHSIAHGFERPTHPPSDLLEFVNRRLCDSYTVNTGTFVTAFYAIYDPETRELTYSSAGHNPPRLRRAGSDRFEELPVEPGYPLGVDRDERYATATHVLAPGDMLVLYTDGITEARNDRDEQLGVQRLDQAMLGACCEPNEMLASTLAFVRDFGGEVPEDDRTLLVMRVCDSPCAEATHEVQRQTIVVDTPINPLAGLRA; this comes from the coding sequence TTGCTACTGTCACCGCTCGTGGAAGGTGACCCGGCCGACATCGACGCCTCGTTTTCGCGGAAGCTTCGGCGGACGACTTACTCGCCCGTCATCAGCCTCGCCGTGCTCGTGCTGAGCCTGCTGCTGCTGGTCGGCTTCCTCATGTGGACGTTCGGCAAGGTCAACCACACGAACCGCGTGATCGCCCAAGGGCTGCGTGCCGAGAAGCTGCTGCTCGATCTTCAGGCGGCCACGCGTGGCTTCTACCTCACCGACGACCCGAGCTTTCTCTCGGCCTACGGCAATAGTCGATCGGAACTGCCCGAGGTGCTGGCCGACCTGCGGCGAATGGTGCGCGATAACCCAGCTCAAGCCGAGCGCGCCGTGGAGATCGAGCGCGCATCGCGCGTCTGGCTGGCCTGGACCGCCACCGCGATCGTGCCCAAGGCCGCGGGGCTGACGACCACCGAGCCCACGACGCAGGCCGTGCAGGAGGATCGGGCGCGCTTCGACCACCTCAGTGGCGACATCGCCGCCTTCCTGCGCACCGAATACGAGCTGCGCGACCAGCGCGCCCGGCGGGCGGTGCGGACGGGATGGTGGTCGCTTGGCCTGGCGCTTGCGGCCTCAACCATCGTGGCGCTGCTGCAGTGCCGCGGCATTCGCAGGCAGGTGGAATCGATCACGGCGGCCTATCGCGAGGTGCTGCGACTGGCGCGCGATCGGCGGTTGCGCGCTCAGGAAGTGCTGCAGGAACTGGATCACGAGCTGAAGGCCGTCGGCGACATTCAGCGATCCCTGCTGCCACTGCGCTTGCCCAGCATTCCCGGTTTGGAACTGGCGGCCAGCTACCAGACGAGCCGACGCGCCGGTGGCGATTATTACGACTTCTTCCGCCTGCCACCCGAACACGCCGACGACCCGCGCGTGCGATACGGCATCCTGATCGCCGACGTCAGTGGTCACGGTACGCCCGCGGCGGTGTTGATGGCGGTGACTCATTCGATCGCGCATGGGTTCGAGCGTCCCACGCATCCGCCGAGCGATCTGCTGGAGTTCGTCAACCGTCGGCTGTGCGACAGCTACACCGTCAACACCGGCACGTTCGTCACCGCGTTCTACGCGATCTACGACCCGGAGACGCGCGAGCTGACCTACAGCAGCGCCGGCCACAACCCGCCGCGCCTGCGCCGGGCAGGCAGCGATCGTTTCGAAGAGCTACCCGTCGAGCCAGGCTACCCGCTCGGCGTGGACCGCGACGAACGGTACGCGACCGCCACCCACGTGCTGGCCCCGGGCGACATGCTCGTGCTGTACACCGACGGCATCACCGAGGCCCGCAACGACCGCGACGAACAGCTGGGCGTCCAACGGCTGGACCAGGCGATGCTCGGCGCCTGCTGCGAGCCGAACGAGATGCTCGCCAGCACCCTGGCGTTCGTGCGCGACTTCGGTGGCGAGGTGCCGGAGGACGATCGCACGCTGCTCGTGATGCGCGTCTGCGACTCCCCCTGCGCCGAGGCGACGCACGAGGTGCAGCGGCAGACGATCGTCGTCGACACGCCGATCAATCCACTGGCTGGCCTTCGGGCATAA